Part of the Aciduliprofundum boonei T469 genome is shown below.
CTCCTTCCAGCCATAGCAGCGTTGTTTATGCGCGAGAGCGCATCACTTAATGGATCATTCTGCATTTTTCATCACCTCAGGAATACTTTCTAAATCCAAGCTCGTAGGCAACCTCTCTAAAGCATTGCCTGCAGAGCCTGAGCCCGTATCTCCTTATGACTCCTCTCTTTCTACCACATCTTACACATCCTTC
Proteins encoded:
- a CDS encoding 30S ribosomal protein S14, with product MVRVKLRPKKKFGRSEGCVRCGRKRGVIRRYGLRLCRQCFREVAYELGFRKYS